One Salmo salar chromosome ssa01, Ssal_v3.1, whole genome shotgun sequence DNA window includes the following coding sequences:
- the cyth1b gene encoding cytohesin-1 isoform X3 — MQRNKQVSMGRKKFNMDPKKGIRFLIDSGLLKNTSDDIAQFLYKGEGLNKTAIGDYLGERNDFNLEVLHAFVELHEFTDLNLVQALRQFLWSFRLPGEAQKIDRMMEAFAQRYCHCNPGVFQHSDTCYVLSFAVIMLNTSLHNPNVKDKPSHQRFSAMNRGINDGGDLPEDLLRNLYEGIKNEPFKIPEDDGNDLTHTFFNPDREGWLLKRGGGRVKTWKRRWFILTDNCLYYFEYTTDKEPRGIIPLENLSIREVDDSKKPNCFELFIPDHRDQVIKACKTEADGRVVEGNHTFYRISAPTAEEKEEWITSIKKGISRDPFYEMLAARKKKVSALTSL, encoded by the exons ATGCAGAGAAACAAGCAAGTGTCCATGGGCCGTAAGAAGTTCAACATGGACCCCAAGAAG GGGATCCGGTTTTTGATTGACAGCGGTCTGCTGAAGAACACCAGCGATGACATTGCCCAGTTCCTCTATAAAGGGGAGGGGCTTAACAAGACCGCCATCGGAGACTATCTGGGGGAGAG AAATGACTTCAATCTTGAGGTTCTACATGCCTTTGTGGAGCTGCATGAATTCACAGACCTCAACCTGGTCCAGGccctcag GCAGTTCCTTTGGAGTTTCCGGTTGCCAGGCGAAGCTCAGAAGATCGACAGGATGATGGAGGCGTTTGCCCAGAGATACTGTCACTGTAACCCTGGGGTCTTCCAGCACAGCG ATACGTGTTATGTGTTGTCATTTGCTGTGATCATGCTGAACACCAGTCTCCATAACCCCAATGTGAAGGACAAACCCTCCCACCAGAGATTCAGCGCCATGAACAGAGGAATCAACGATGGAGGTGACCTGCCCGAGGACCTACTCAGG AACCTTTATGAGGGTATAAAGAACGAACCCTTTAAAATTCCAGAGGATGATGGGAATGACCTCACACACACTTTCTTCAACCCTGACCGGGAGGGCTGGCTACTCAAACGAGG AGGAGGGCGTGTGAAGACGTGGAAGAGACGATGGTTCATCCTCACAGACAACTGCCTGTACTACTTTGAGTACACTACT gataAGGAGCCTAGGGGTATCATCCCTCTGGAGAATCTGAGTATTAGAGAGGTGGATGACTCCAAGAAACCA aattgTTTTGAGCTGTTCATCCCGGACCACAGGGATCAGGTGATCAAGGCATGTAAGACCGAGGCGGACGGACGTGTTGTCGAGGGCAACCACACTTTCTATCGAATCTCCGCCCCCACAGCTGAGGAAAAGGAGGAGTGGATCACCAGCATAAA AAAAGGCATCAGCAGGGACCCCTTCTACGAAATGCTGGCAGCCCGGAAGAAGAAGGTGTCTGCCCTGACAAGTCTGTAG
- the cyth1b gene encoding cytohesin-1 isoform X2, translating to MVLKSEDGVVPHDLSPKEKQELESIRRRKQELLQDIQRLKDEIEEVTNEIDNLGITKERKSMQRNKQVSMGRKKFNMDPKKGIRFLIDSGLLKNTSDDIAQFLYKGEGLNKTAIGDYLGERNDFNLEVLHAFVELHEFTDLNLVQALRQFLWSFRLPGEAQKIDRMMEAFAQRYCHCNPGVFQHSDTCYVLSFAVIMLNTSLHNPNVKDKPSHQRFSAMNRGINDGGDLPEDLLRNLYEGIKNEPFKIPEDDGNDLTHTFFNPDREGWLLKRGGGRVKTWKRRWFILTDNCLYYFEYTTDKEPRGIIPLENLSIREVDDSKKPNCFELFIPDHRDQVIKACKTEADGRVVEGNHTFYRISAPTAEEKEEWITSIKKGISRDPFYEMLAARKKKVSALTSL from the exons aggctGAAGGACGAGATAGAAGAGGTGACGAATGAAATTGACAACCTGGGCATTACCAAAGAGAG AAAAAGCATGCAGAGAAACAAGCAAGTGTCCATGGGCCGTAAGAAGTTCAACATGGACCCCAAGAAG GGGATCCGGTTTTTGATTGACAGCGGTCTGCTGAAGAACACCAGCGATGACATTGCCCAGTTCCTCTATAAAGGGGAGGGGCTTAACAAGACCGCCATCGGAGACTATCTGGGGGAGAG AAATGACTTCAATCTTGAGGTTCTACATGCCTTTGTGGAGCTGCATGAATTCACAGACCTCAACCTGGTCCAGGccctcag GCAGTTCCTTTGGAGTTTCCGGTTGCCAGGCGAAGCTCAGAAGATCGACAGGATGATGGAGGCGTTTGCCCAGAGATACTGTCACTGTAACCCTGGGGTCTTCCAGCACAGCG ATACGTGTTATGTGTTGTCATTTGCTGTGATCATGCTGAACACCAGTCTCCATAACCCCAATGTGAAGGACAAACCCTCCCACCAGAGATTCAGCGCCATGAACAGAGGAATCAACGATGGAGGTGACCTGCCCGAGGACCTACTCAGG AACCTTTATGAGGGTATAAAGAACGAACCCTTTAAAATTCCAGAGGATGATGGGAATGACCTCACACACACTTTCTTCAACCCTGACCGGGAGGGCTGGCTACTCAAACGAGG AGGAGGGCGTGTGAAGACGTGGAAGAGACGATGGTTCATCCTCACAGACAACTGCCTGTACTACTTTGAGTACACTACT gataAGGAGCCTAGGGGTATCATCCCTCTGGAGAATCTGAGTATTAGAGAGGTGGATGACTCCAAGAAACCA aattgTTTTGAGCTGTTCATCCCGGACCACAGGGATCAGGTGATCAAGGCATGTAAGACCGAGGCGGACGGACGTGTTGTCGAGGGCAACCACACTTTCTATCGAATCTCCGCCCCCACAGCTGAGGAAAAGGAGGAGTGGATCACCAGCATAAA AAAAGGCATCAGCAGGGACCCCTTCTACGAAATGCTGGCAGCCCGGAAGAAGAAGGTGTCTGCCCTGACAAGTCTGTAG
- the LOC106611520 gene encoding dynein axonemal heavy chain 9-like — MFEESSLSTPMFFILSPGVDPLKNVEGQDPLPYLHPNAEIGFLTIISEKLFCTVQPKESDAAGGGGVSREKVKGILDEILEKLPDGFNMIEVMGKVEERTPYIIVAFQECEKNFLTKEITRSLKELSLGLKCVCRGMLGHPDGDDSGRSSEGADPQHACDLHQGSTGGPSGDQERERRVSHQQDLYEGPHHLDLQPQDQGEACQVGIGRSLLPAQCATERREREKHKNRLKYFHLKYFK; from the exons atgtttgagGAGAGCAGCTTGTCTACTCCCATGTTCTTCATCCTCTCCCCTGGAGTCGACCCCCTCAAAAACGTGGAAGGCCA AGATCCCCTACCGTACCTCCACCCAAATGCTGAGATAGGCTTCCTCACCATCATCTCAGAGAAGCTGTTCTGCACTGTGCAGCCCAAAGAGTCAGACGCtgctgggggaggaggggtgtccagagagaag GTGAAGGGCATCTTGGATGAGATCTTGGAGAAACTACCAGATGGTTTCAACATGATAGAGGTCATGGGTAAGGTGGAGGAGAGAACTCCCTACATCATTGTGGCCTTCCAGGAGTGTGAGAAGAACTTCCTCACCAAGGAGATCACGCGCTCTCTGAAAGAGCTCAGCCTCGGACTCAAG tgtgtgtgcagGGGCATGCTGGGACACCCAGACGGGGATGATAGCGGACGCTCGTCTGAAGGAGCTGACCCCCAACATGCCTGTGATCTTCATCAAGGCAGTACCGGTGGACCATCAGGAGACCAAGAACGTGAACGACGAGTGTCCCATCAACAAGACCTGTATGAGGGGCCCCACCATCTGGACCTTCAACCTCAAGACCAAGGAGAAGCCTGTCAAGTGGGTATTGGCCGCAGTCTGCTTCCTGCTCAGTGtgcaacagagaggagagagagagagaaacacaaaaaCAGACTAAAGTACTTTCATCTGAAATACTTTAAATAA